A portion of the Lolium rigidum isolate FL_2022 chromosome 1, APGP_CSIRO_Lrig_0.1, whole genome shotgun sequence genome contains these proteins:
- the LOC124683185 gene encoding pentatricopeptide repeat-containing protein At1g53600, mitochondrial-like — protein MAALRLRLPSAPAVATLTGVPRRHAIPQEEAAPPPRLPNTAHLNALLTSYGRRGRLRDAQELFDRMPRRDVISWTALLTAYADNGDLASARLVFDDMPRRNAASWNALLSVYLRAGQPAAAHALFCKAPARNAVSYGAVISGLARAGMLREAEAVYAEVPRHWRDPVASNALMAGYLRAGELAMALRVFDGMTVRDVISWSAVVDGLCKHGSLSEARKVFETMPERDVVSWTSMIRGYVQHRMYRDGLLLFLDMRRAGVQVNTTTLSVALDACAEASLVREGIQIHGLIIAMGFEIDVFLADSVIILYSRFGWMVDARRVFACMKWKDIVSWNSLITGYVQNNMVEEAHVLFKLMPEKDAVSWTSMVVGFANRGWMRESVELFEQMPGKDEVAWTAVISSLTANGDYLSTVRWFCRMAQEGCKPNTIAFSCLLSALASLTKLNQGMQAHAYAINMGWVLNSSVHTSLVSMYAKCGRLAEAYRVFSSISRPNLFATNSMITAFAQHNFAEDAFKLFTKMQIHGHKPNHVTFLGILTACSRAGLVQQGYNYFESMRSVYGIDPNPDHYTCMVDLLGRAGLLAEALEMINSMPQNDHSDAWAALLSASSLHSNLAYAKMAAQKLLEMDPYDATAYTVLSNMFSSAGMKDDEAMLKGLQLSNMVSKNAGYSLIIQDKVA, from the coding sequence ATGGCTGCGCTGCGACTCCGACTGCCAAGCGCCCCCGCCGTCGCCACTCTCACCGGCGTCCCCCGCCGCCACGCAATCCCGCAGGAGGAGGCCGCCCCGCCGCCACGCCTCCCCAACACAGCCCACCTCAATGCGCTGCTCACGTCCtacggccgccgcggccgcctccgGGACGCCCAGGAGCTGTTCGACCGAATGCCCCGCCGGGACGTCATCTCCTGGACCGCGCTCCTCACCGCCTACGCCGACAACGGCGACCTCGCCTCCGCGCGCCTCGTCTTCGACGACATGCCCCGCCGCAACGCCGCCTCCTGGAACGCCCTGCTCTCCGTCTACCTCCGCGCTGGTCAACCAGCCGCCGCGCACGCGCTCTTCTGCAAGGCGCCGGCCAGGAACGCGGTGTCCTACGGCGCCGTCATCTCGGGGCTCGCCAGGGCAGGGATGCTCCGCGAGGCCGAGGCCGTGTACGCGGAGGTGCCACGGCACTGGCGTGACCCAGTTGCGTCAAACGCGCTCATGGCCGGGTACTTGAGGGCCGGGGAGCTTGCCATGGCGCTGAGGGTGTTCGACGGAATGACGGTGAGGGATGTCATATCCTGGAGTGCCGTCGTTGACGGGCTCTGCAAGCATGGAAGCTTGTCGGAGGCCAGGAAGGTGTTCGAGACCATGCCGGAGCGGGATGTGGTGTCGTGGACCTCGATGATCCGTGGATATGTGCAACATAGGATGTACAGAGATGGCTTGTTGCTGTTTCTGGACATGAGAAGGGCAGGTGTTCAGGTCAATACGACGACTCTCTCAGTTGCGCTAGATGCTTGTGCTGAGGCCAGCCTTGTCAGAGAAGGAATTCAGATTCACGGTTTGATTATAGCAATGGGGTTTGAGATCGACGTTTTCTTGGCTGATTCAGTAATCATCTTGTATTCCCGGTTTGGTTGGATGGTTGATGCTAGAAGGGTGTTTGCTTGCATGAAGTGGAAAGACATAGTATCGTGGAACTCGTTGATCACTGGATATGTTCAGAATAACATGGTGGAAGAAGCACATGTGCTGTTCAAGCTAATGCCTGAGAAGGATGCTGTTTCTTGGACATCGATGGTTGTTGGGTTTGCTAACAGGGGTTGGATGAGGGAATCTGTTGAACTTTTCGAGCAAATGCCAGGAAAAGACGAGGTTGCCTGGACTGCAGTTATTTCTAGTCTGACTGCAAATGGAGACTATTTAAGTACAGTGCGGTGGTTTTGTCGCATGGCACAAGAAGGGTGCAAACCTAACACAATAGCTTTTAGTTGTCTACTCAGTGCTTTGGCCAGCCTGACAAAGTTGAATCAGGGAATGCAAGCTCATGCATACGCAATCAACATGGGATGGGTACTTAACTCTTCTGTTCACACTTCTTTGGTATCAATGTACGCAAAATGTGGAAGATTGGCTGAAGCTTATCGTGTTTTTTCAAGCATTAGCAGGCCAAATCTTTTCGCTACTAATTCTATGATTACAGCATTTGCACAGCATAATTTTGCTGAAGATGCATTCAAACTTTTTACCAAAATGCAAATTCATGGCCACAAGCCTAACCATGTGACATTCTTGGGAATTCTGACTGCCTGTTCACGTGCTGGTTTGGTTCAACAAGGTTACAACTACTTTGAGTCAATGAGATCAGTCTATGGCATTGATCCAAACCCTGACCACTACACATGTATGGTTGATCTTTTAGGTCGTGCAGGCCTCCTCGCTGAAGCGCTTGAAATGATTAACTCAATGCCTCAGAATGATCATTCTGATGCATGGGCAGCTTTGCTCAGTGCTAGTAGTCTCCATTCCAATCTTGCTTATGCAAAAATGGCAGCACAGAAGCTTCTCGAGATGGATCCTTATGATGCAACAGCTTATACCGTCCTGTCAAATATGTTCTCTTCTGCCGGGATGAAGGATGATGAAGCAATGCTAAAAGGTTTACAGTTGTCCAACATGGTCAGTAAAAACGCTGGCTATAGCCTTATTATACAGGATAAGGTAGCATAA
- the LOC124655101 gene encoding non-specific lipid-transfer protein A-like, with the protein MKGTVASVVVAALAVVLLAEVGHGALTCVEVDANLLPCAEYVTGKGAAPPALCCQGLKRIRALPAGTVERRFVCECIKSAAARFDGLKSDIARDLPAACGSPLPFPLALDFDCNTIP; encoded by the exons ATGAAGGGCACCGTGGCGTCTGTCGTGGTGGCGGCACTGGCCGTAGTGTTACTGGCAGAGGTAGGCCACGGCGCGCTGACCTGTGTCGAGGTGGATGCCAACCTGCTCCCGTGCGCGGAGTACGTGACCGGCAagggggcggcgccgcccgcccTGTGCTGCCAAGGCCTGAAGCGCATCAGGGCGCTGCCGGCGGGGACGGTGGAGCGGCGGTTCGTCTGCGAGTGCATCAAGAGCGCGGCGGCGCGATTCGACGGGCTCAAGAGCGACATCGCGCGCgacctcccggcggcgtgcggctcGCCCCTGCCGTTCCCTCTCGCCCTCGACTTCGACTGCAACAC CATCCCCTGA
- the LOC124683187 gene encoding hydroxyproline O-galactosyltransferase GALT2-like gives MARRWRPSHLVFAAAAAYLILISLKFRRVLDLATSDLATSDLAFSSPSSTDHLPPLHPGSSAPPSNATLFHVQPFWHRYDRVSLPDLAAGARNRSALDRMADDAWALGLTAWEDAAAFAGDPDDLAAVDAAPADKCPAAVSVRARGRVVILPCGLAAGSSVTVVGTPRVAHREYVPQLARMRQGDGTVHVSQFMVELQGLRAVDGEDPPRILHLNPRIRGDWSQRPIIEHNTCYRMQWGSAQRCDGLPPEDNEDKVDGFTKCEKWIRDDIVDRKESKTTSWLKRFIGRAKKPAMTWPFPFVEDRLFVLTIQAGVEGFHIYVGGRHVTSFPYRPGFTLEDATGLYVKGDVDVHSVYGTALPMSHPSFSLQQVLEMSDKWRSQPLPRDPVYLFIGILSASNHFAERMAVRKTWMQTSEIRSSKVVARFFVALNSRKEVNVMLKKEAEYFGDIVILPFIDRYELVVLKTIAICEYGVQNLTAAHVMKCDDDTFVRVDVVLRHIKMNSLSKPLYMGNLNLLHRPLRTGKWAVTEEEWPEDIYPPYANGPGYVISGAIAKFVMSQHANQSLRLFKMEDVSMGLWVEKFNSTMPVRYSHSWKFCQYGCLENYYTAHYQSPRQMLCLWEKLVRGRPSCCNYR, from the exons atggcgcggcggtggcggccgtcGCACCTGgtgttcgcggcggcggcggcgtacctCATCCTCATCTCCCTCAAGTTCCGCCGCGTGCTCGACCTGGCCACCTCCGACCTCGCCACCTCCGACCTCGCCTTCTCCTCCCCATCCTCCACGGACCACCTGCCGCCTCTCCACCCAGGCAGCTCCGCCCCCCCATCCAACGCCACCCTCTTCCACGTCCAGCCCTTCTGGCACCGCTACGACCGCGTCTCCCTGCccgacctcgccgccggcgcgcgCAACCGCTCGGCGCTCGACCGCATGGCGGACGACGCCTGGGCCCTCGGCCTCACGGCCTGGGAGGACGCCGCGGCCTTCGCGGGGGACCCCGACgacctcgccgccgtcgacgccgcCCCCGCCGACAAGTGCCCCGCCGCGGTCTccgtgcgcgcgcgcggccgggtCGTCATCCTGCCCTGCGGCCTCGCCGCCGGCTCCTCCGTCACCGTCGTCGGCACGCCCAGGGTCGCGCACAGGGAGTACGTGCCGCAGCTCGCCAGGATGCGACAGGGCGACGGCACCGTGCACGTCTCGCAGTTCATGGTCGAGCTGCAGGGCCTCAGGGCCGTCGACGGAGAGGACCCGCCCAGGATCCTGCACCTCAACCCCAGGATCAGGGGGGACTGGAGCCAGCGACCCATCATCGAACACAATACATGCTACCGGATGCAGTGGGGCTCAGCGCAGCGTTGTGACGGCTTACCGCCGGAGGACAACGAAGATAAGG TCGATGggttcaccaagtgtgaaaaatggATACGTGATGATATCGTTGACAGAAAAGAATCCAAGACAACTTCATGGCTAAAGAGATTTATAGGGCGTGCGAAGAAACCAGCAATGACATGGCCATTCCCTTTTGTAGAAGACAGGCTGTTTGTTCTTACAATACAAGCTGGAGTTGAAGGTTTCCACATATATGTTGGTGGCCGCCATGTGACCTCTTTCCCTTATCGACCA GGATTTACTCTTGAAGACGCAACAGGATTATATGTTAAGGGTGATGTGGATGTCCATTCAGTCTATGGCACTGCTCTTCCTATGTCTCATCCCAGTTTTTCTCTCCAGCAAGTCCTTGAGATGTCAGATAAATGGAGGTCCCAACCACTGCCAAGAGATCCAGTGTACCTTTTTATCGGAATACTCTCGGCATCGAATCATTTTGCTGAACGCATGGCTGTGAGAAAAACTTGGATGCAAACTTCAGAAATTAGGTCTTCTAAAGTAGTAGCACGATTCTTTGTTGCATTG AATTCTAGGAAGGAGGTCAATGTGATGCTGAAGAAAGAAGCAGAATACTTTGGAGATATTGTCATTTTGCCATTCATAGATCGTTATGAACTGGTAGTTCTTAAGACAATCGCTATTTGCGAGTATGGG GTGCAGAACTTGACAGCTGCCCATGTCATGAAGTGCGACGACGATACATTTGTGAGGGTAGATGTGGTTCTGAGACACATCAAGATGAACTCTTTAAGCAAACCATTATATATGGGAAACCTTAACCTCTTGCACAGACCACTGAGAACTGGAAAATGGGCAGTTACGGAGGAG GAATGGCCTGAAGATATTTACCCACCTTATGCAAACGGACCTGGTTATGTAATTTCTGGTGCGATAGCAAAATTCGTCATGTCTCAGCATGCCAATCAGAGTTTAAGG CTATTCAAGATGGAGGATGTAAGTATGGGGCTATGGGTCGAAAAGTTCAATTCTACGATGCCTGTCAGGTATTCTCACAGCTGGAAGTTCTGCCAGTACGGTTGCCTCGAGAACTACTACACGGCACATTATCAGTCACCAAGGCAAATGCTATGTTTGTGGGAGAAGTTGGTCCGGGGTCGCCCATCCTGCTGCAACTACAGATAG
- the LOC124683186 gene encoding cytochrome P450 703A2-like — protein sequence MDPLLLSIILCSWILAAVYWRRFNRMRLRLPPGPPRWPIFGNLLQLSPLPHKDFARFCTKYGPLVYLRLGTIDAITTDDPEVIREILIRQDEIFASRPRTLAAVHLAYGCGDVALAPLGPNWKRMRRVCMEHLLTTKRLESFAAHRAEEAEHLCQFVWAKSQSGKPVNLREVLGAFSMNNVTRMLLGKQYFGLQSAGPGEAMEFMHITHELFFLLGLIYLGDYLPAWRWVDPYGCEKKMREVEKKVDDFHQKIIDEHRKAREARKSASLDDDGDDSKEEMDFVDVLLSLPGENGKEHMEDVEIKALMQDMIAAATDTSSVTNEWVMAEVIKNPRVLRKIQEELDAVVGRSRMVVESDLPHLTYLRCVVRESFRMHPAGPFLIPHESLKPTTIMGYDIPAQTRIFINTHALGRNPRIWDDIEEFRPERHLPADGGRVEISHLPDFKILPFSAGKRKCPGAPLGVILVLMALARLFHCFDWSPPDGLRPEDIDTNEVYGMTMPKAKPLIAAAQPRLPPQMYGSCPSHGMQM from the exons ATGGATCCACTTCTTCTTTCCATCATCTTATGCTCATGGATCCTTGCTGCAGTGTATTGGAGAAGATTCAACAGGATGAGGCTAAGGCTTCCACCTGGACCTCCAAGATGGCCAATCTTTGGGAACCTTCTCCAGTTGAGTCCTCTTCCCCACAAGGACTTTGCTCGATTTTGCACCAAGTATGGACCCCTTGTCTATCTTCGTCTTGGAACCATTGATGCCATCACCACTGATGACCCCGAAGTCATCCGTGAAATACTTATCCGTCAAGATGAGATCTTTGCTTCACGGCCCCGGACATTGGCTGCTGTTCACCTCGCCTATGGGTGCGGTGACGTGGCTCTTGCTCCACTGGGGCCAAactggaagaggatgaggagggtcTGCATGGAGCACCTGCTGACCACCAAGCGGCTGGAATCCTTTGCTGCTCACCGAGCTGAGGAAGCTGAGCACCTCTGTCAGTTTGTATGGGCTAAATCCCAGTCAGGTAAGCCTGTGAATCTCAGAGAGGTTCTTGGGGCCTTCTCAATGAACAATGTGACGAGAATGCTGCTAGGAAAGCAGTACTTTGGGCTGCAGTCAGCAGGCCCTGGTGAAGCGATGGAGTTCATGCACATCACCCATGAGTTGTTCTTTCTGCTGGGCCTGATCTATCTTGGCGATTACTTGCCTGCCTGGAGATGGGTCGATCCATATGGATGCGAGAAGAAGATGAGGGAGGTTGAGAAGAAGGTGGATGATTTTCACCAGAAGATAATTGATGAGCATAGGAAGGCAAGGGAGGCCAGGAAGAGTGCATCccttgatgatgatggtgatgatagcAAAGAAGAGATGGACTTTGTTGATGTGCTGCTTTCCTTGCCTGGCGAGAATGGGAAGGAGCACATGGAGGATGTGGAGATCAAAGCCTTAATGCAG GACATGATCGCTGCTGCAACTGATACTTCATCAGTGACCAACGAGTGGGTGATGGCGGAGGTGATCAAGAACCCGCGCGTCCTCCGCAAGATCCAGGAGGAGCTCGACGCCGTGGTCGGCCGCAGCCGCATGGTGGTGGAGTCGGACCTCCCTCACCTGACCTACCTCCGCTGCGTCGTCCGGGAGTCCTTCCGCATGCACCCGGCCGGGCCGTTCCTGATCCCGCACGAGTCCCTGAAACCGACGACGATCATGGGCTACGACATCCCGGCGCAGACGAGGATCTTCATCAACACCCACGCGCTGGGCCGGAACCCGCGCATCTGGGACGACATCGAGGAGTTCCGGCCGGAGAGGCACCTCCCGGCGGACGGCGGGCGCGTGGAGATCAGCCACCTGCCGGACTTCAAGATCCTGCCCTTCAGCGCCGGGAAGCGCAAGTGCCCCGGGGCGCCGCTGGGCGTGATCCTGGTGCTCATGGCGCTCGCCAGGCTCTTCCACTGCTTCGACTGGTCCCCGCCGGACGGCCTCCGCCCCGAGGACATCGACACCAACGAAGTCTATGGGATGACCATGCCCAAGGCCAAGCCGCTCATCGCCGCCGCTCAACCACGCTTGCCGCCGCAGATGTACGGCTCCTGTCCTAGCCATGGCATGCAAATGTAA